The Verrucomicrobiota bacterium region TGTCCTCCGACCTTCCAGACTCAACCACACCGCGAACCACATCGAAGGTTTTGTAACGATCGAAAGGAGCAGCTTTAATGGCGACCACGTTTTCGATTTTGGAAAACTTCCGCCAAAAATCGACACCGAGAAATCGACCACCCACGGCCGGCTGAATGTAGAATCCGAATACAGGAAGTATCTCGGCTACCGCTCGACAGTGCTCAATCAGTTCGTCGTTCGAGGCATCTGGAAACGCAGTCAGACTAAGGAGCCCGGCGTCGTATCCCAACTCCGCGGCAAGAGCTGCCTCCTCAACAGCTTGTTTCGTTAAGCCGACAACACCAGCGATCCGTGCAATTTTTCGGCCCGACCTCGCTTCATAAGCGTCGATCTCCTCTTTGGCCAAAGCCAAGACGGGCTTGTAGAGTCCGATTTCAGACTTACGGATTTCGAACTGAGTCGTATGAACGCCTACGGCAAGACCACCAACACCGGCATCCAGGTAATATCTTGATAGAGCGCGCTGTCGACGTTCGTCCAACTTTCGCTCTTTGTTCAAAGCCAGGGGATGGGCCGGAATAGCACAACCTTTACTTAATCGTGTTCGAATATTTGTTGGAAAATCAGAGCTCATTCTAAAAAATCAGTATTTCCCGTCCTTCACTTCGAAATGGGTAGGTTTTCCTAACAAGGGATTTCCCGAAGTAATCCACTTCGCGGTCCATCGTATGAGTTGATCCAGCGAAACTTTAGGCCGCCCGAGATTTTCAAACATCCAGGAGGCATTGGAAAGAAGTGCCGTCCTACCCTCCTCTCCTGTTATTTGGGGCTCCTTACCAAAGAGGGCTCCAAACTGCATAGCCAATTCTCGAATCGATAAAGTATCCACTCCTGTAATATTAATAGGTTTTGCAGGCACGGAACAAAACTCGAAAGAACGCAGGATCGCGTCATTTGCTTCCGTCTGCCAAATGACATTTGCATAACCCATCGATACATCTACCGGCTGCTCATTAAACACCTTGGTCGCAACATCCACCAACACACCATAACGCATCTCTACCGAATAATTGAGGCGAATGAGAGCCACCGCTGTCCCATTCTCAGTACTTCCAAACTGGAACATTCGCTCCCTGCCCAAACAGGATTGAGCGTACTCACCGACCGGCGCCAAGTCATCGGTCTCAACCGAGCCTCCAGAGCTTACCTCTACCAGAGGATACACGCACCCGGTGGAGAGCGCCACAATTCGTGAGCGTTTAAACCGTTCAGCAATTAACCCAGGCAGGTACGCATTCATAGCCCAGGTATATGCTTCGTTGCCCTGGGTTCCGAATTTGGTCCCGGCCAAGTAGACGACATTCGAGAAATCGGGGAGCTGACGCAAAAAATCCTGGTCTAACAAATCCCCTGCCATGGTTTCGATGCCCTGGCTTTCAAGAAAATCCTTATTAGCCGTATCACTAAAACGCGACACACCCAAAATTCGTTTTTCGACACCCGCCACCTCACACGCACGCTTGGCCATACCAGCCATGGAAATTCCCATCTTCCCCGAGACGCCAAGGAAAATGAAATCACCTTCGACGGTTTTCATCATTTCGATGAGCTCCGGGGTCGGTCGGGAAAGCGCTTCTTCTAACGCCTCTTCTGTTTGAAAATATTCCTGATCGCTTTCCATCGTTTACCATCACTCTTGCTACGGAATTTAATTCGAAATGCAAATGAGAACCATTAAGTAATACACCTTGATTTCAGCTTTACGCTAAAACAAGATGCTAGACCTGTGCAGGTGTATCTTCCTGGAAATAGACTTTGTTCAACCCTTATGCTTCAAAATTTTCATATGAAAGTCCTACAAAAAACTCTGCGGCGGATACTAGTTGGCCTGATTTTCGTACTCACGTCCATATCCACCTTGGCAGCGGGACCCAAGGTCCTTCCAGAAGGAGAGTCGCCGTCGGATGCACGCCTCGGGGAATTGAAAGACCTGGACGGTTACTTCCCCTTCACACCGCCAGCGTCTAAAGAAGATTGGGACAAACGCTCCGGGAAAGTGCGCCGCCAGTTGTTGGTCGCCAATGGTCTTTGGCCAATGCCAACCAGGACACCATTGGTGCCAGTGGTTCATGGGCTCGTCAGTCGGCACGGTTACACGGTCGAAAAAGTATTTTTTCAAAGCCATCCGGGCTTCTATGTCACCGGCAGTCTATACCGTCCGGCCAATCCAAAGAAGAAGATGCCAGGTATTTTGTGTCCACATGGTCATTGGCGTGACGCGCGGTTTTACGATAAGGGCATCGAAGAGGTGCGGAAGGAAATCGTGATCGGCTCAGAGCGTTTCGAGGAAGGCGGTCGCAATCAATACCAGGCACGCTGTGTACAGCTCGCCCGTATGGGTTGTGTCGTTTTTCAATACGATATGATTGGCCACTCGGATAGTTTGCAGATCAGCCACGATCGCGCGCATAAATTTGCGGAGCAAGTCCCCGAGATGAATACGGAAACAAACTGGGGCCTGTTCAGTCCGCAGGCGGAAGGCGCGTTGCAGAGTGTGATGGGACTGCATACCTGGAATTCCATTCGCGCGCTTGATTTTCTTCTCACCCTACCGGAGGTCGATCCGGATCGTTTGGCAATCACCGGCGCGAGTGGAGGTGGCACCCAAACCTTCATGCTCGCAGCGTTAGATGATCGGATTGATCTGGCCGTGCCCGCAGTCATGGTTTCAACAGGGATGCAGGGCGGTTGCACCTGCGAGAATGCGTCGCTGCTGCGAATAGATACCGGCAACGTTGAGTTCGCTGCTCTCTTTGGGCCCAAACCGTTGGGACTTACAGCGGCGGACGACTGGACGATCGAAATGGAAACGAAAGGGTTTCCTGAATTAAAGGCGCACTACAAATTGCTGGGAGCAGCAGACAAGGTAGCACTTTGGGCGAACACCCATTTCAAACACAATTACAACTACGTCAATCGAGCTGCCATGTACTCATGGGTGAACAAGCATTTTAAACTCGGTTATCAA contains the following coding sequences:
- a CDS encoding dihydrodipicolinate synthase family protein, which codes for MSSDFPTNIRTRLSKGCAIPAHPLALNKERKLDERRQRALSRYYLDAGVGGLAVGVHTTQFEIRKSEIGLYKPVLALAKEEIDAYEARSGRKIARIAGVVGLTKQAVEEAALAAELGYDAGLLSLTAFPDASNDELIEHCRAVAEILPVFGFYIQPAVGGRFLGVDFWRKFSKIENVVAIKAAPFDRYKTFDVVRGVVESGRSEDIALYTGNDDNILNDLLTEFEVSLNGVPVKKRIVGGLLGHWSVWTKRAVELVEKVQSGAFDPLGIEGHILGNKITDSNAAFFDAANGFAGCIVGLHEVLRRQGLLEGVWTLNQNEELSPKQKDEIDRVYAAYPELSDDAFVAENLDRWLS
- a CDS encoding NAD-dependent epimerase/dehydratase family protein, giving the protein MESDQEYFQTEEALEEALSRPTPELIEMMKTVEGDFIFLGVSGKMGISMAGMAKRACEVAGVEKRILGVSRFSDTANKDFLESQGIETMAGDLLDQDFLRQLPDFSNVVYLAGTKFGTQGNEAYTWAMNAYLPGLIAERFKRSRIVALSTGCVYPLVEVSSGGSVETDDLAPVGEYAQSCLGRERMFQFGSTENGTAVALIRLNYSVEMRYGVLVDVATKVFNEQPVDVSMGYANVIWQTEANDAILRSFEFCSVPAKPINITGVDTLSIRELAMQFGALFGKEPQITGEEGRTALLSNASWMFENLGRPKVSLDQLIRWTAKWITSGNPLLGKPTHFEVKDGKY
- a CDS encoding acetylxylan esterase, whose amino-acid sequence is MKVLQKTLRRILVGLIFVLTSISTLAAGPKVLPEGESPSDARLGELKDLDGYFPFTPPASKEDWDKRSGKVRRQLLVANGLWPMPTRTPLVPVVHGLVSRHGYTVEKVFFQSHPGFYVTGSLYRPANPKKKMPGILCPHGHWRDARFYDKGIEEVRKEIVIGSERFEEGGRNQYQARCVQLARMGCVVFQYDMIGHSDSLQISHDRAHKFAEQVPEMNTETNWGLFSPQAEGALQSVMGLHTWNSIRALDFLLTLPEVDPDRLAITGASGGGTQTFMLAALDDRIDLAVPAVMVSTGMQGGCTCENASLLRIDTGNVEFAALFGPKPLGLTAADDWTIEMETKGFPELKAHYKLLGAADKVALWANTHFKHNYNYVNRAAMYSWVNKHFKLGYQDPIVEPDYRRLTHAETTVWDEIHPQPEGGSEFERKLLATIHQDSQQQIAKARQTPDEYRRLVGGALETIIGRTLDSTGNTDFEWSKKMDRGDYLEMPGLLRNNTYGEELPVVFLYPKKWNGTTTVWIDKNGKSALFENKGAGYQPNENVRKLLTAGSTVVGVDLLYQGEFLANGPSLELARKVENPREFAGYTHGYNHSLFAQRVHDILSLIDFVNDHERKSESINLIGLAGAGHWVAAARAVSGDVVTHAAIDTDGFRFVKLKDIRDTDFLPGGIKYDDLPGMIAVSAPAKLWLSGESDEGKKFVNATYQYLNAADNISIGNSDAKKAVDWLLK